A DNA window from Daucus carota subsp. sativus chromosome 3, DH1 v3.0, whole genome shotgun sequence contains the following coding sequences:
- the LOC108213796 gene encoding ethylene-responsive transcription factor CRF4, whose protein sequence is MMHPKKLMKPSSRKPKKFLHKIVRVSVTDPDATDSSSDEEGGSFHKPRVKKYVREIIVEATGVVSRRKVKENLKRVAAPAGRKFRGVRRRPWGKFAAEIRDPVQRVRLWLGTFDTAEEAARVYDTAALRIRGPDALTNFIHPTEKPENKILDEISNVASPTSVLSLFEMEAEEYSKHENNYTSPCLTVDNSDVDHMSECQCREPFSFPNEPIFPNDDFSSQEYEIPSPFHEACLRYGFSFYQKTGIDDFDIPIQLEEAGIYTDKDDSRIPYDLKLEIGSPLSSDVGDYFEENLSS, encoded by the coding sequence ATGATGCatccaaaaaaattgatgaAGCCATCGAGTCGTAAGCCCAAGAAATTCTTGCACAAAATTGTGCGCGTCTCGGTCACAGATCCTGATGCTACTGATTCTTCAAGTGATGAGGAGGGCGGAAGTTTTCATAAGCCTAGggttaagaaatatgtgagAGAGATTATAGTCGAAGCCACCGGAGTGGTCTCCAGAAGAAAAGTGAAGGAGAACCTTAAGAGAGTGGCAGCTCCGGCTGGGAGAAAATTCCGGGGTGTCAGACGGAGGCCGTGGGGGAAATTTGCTGCGGAGATCAGAGATCCAGTGCAACGAGTGAGGTTATGGTTAGGGACTTTTGACACTGCAGAAGAGGCTGCTAGGGTTTATGATACAGCTGCTTTGAGAATTCGAGGTCCGGATGCCTTGACTAATTTTATCCATCCTACAGAAAAACCAGAGAATAAAATTCTTGATGAGATCTCGAATGTTGCTTCTCCAACATCAGTTTTGAGCCTGTTTGAAATGGAAGCAGAAGAGTACTCTAAACACGAAAATAATTACACAAGTCCGTGTCTGACAGTGGACAATTCGGACGTGGATCATATGTCTGAGTGTCAGTGTCGCGAGCCGTTTAGTTTTCCTAATGAGCCTATTTTCCCGAATGATGATTTTTCGAGCCAAGAATACGAGATTCCATCTCCGTTCCACGAGGCTTGTCTCAGATACGGGTTTTCATTTTATCAGAAAACGGGAATAGATGATTTTGATATTCCAATTCAACTAGAAGAGGCCGGAATCTATACTGACAAGGACGATTCGAGGATTCCATATgatctgaaacttgaaattgGTTCACCATTGTCATCGGATGTTGGTGATTACTTTGAAGAGAATTTGTCAAGTTGA
- the LOC108212053 gene encoding low affinity inorganic phosphate transporter 4, whose protein sequence is MANNNLAVLTALDNAKTQWYHVMAIVIAGMGFFTDAYDLFCISTVSKLLGRLYYYDPTTGKPGKLPHHTNNLVTGVALVGTLTGQLFFGWLGDKLGRKKVYGVTLILMVVCALCSGLSFGYSANAVIGTLCFFRFWLGFGIGGDYPLSATIMSEYANKKTRGAFIAAVFAMQGMGIIFAGLVSMIVSKLFLDFDHSPHFADNPVLSTQPQGDYVWRIILMMGAVPAGLTYYWRMKMPETGRYTAIIEGNAKQAAADMGRVLEIEIQAEPDKLSDYKAANSYTLFSAEFLRRHGFHLLGTTTTWFLLDIAFYSQNLTQKDIFPVMGLTSKDVDVSALREMFETSRAMFVIALVGTFPGYWFTVFFIEKLGRFKIQLMGFMMMTIFMLTIGIKYDYLKNKEHKWTFATLYGLTFFFANFGPNSTTFVLPAELFPTRLRSTCHAISAASGKAGAIFSAFVVQNYTLDGSVPKIRRAMYFLAFTNLLGFFFTFFVPETKGRSLEEISGEDDGTGAADKSPDNNVKESI, encoded by the coding sequence ATGGCTAACAATAATCTCGCTGTGCTCACAGCTCTCGACAATGCGAAAACGCAATGGTACCATGTCATGGCCATTGTGATCGCCGGAATGGGATTTTTTACCGATGCGTACGATCTTTTTTGCATTTCGACAGTGTCGAAATTATTAGGCCGACTTTATTATTACGATCCAACGACTGGGAAGCCAGGGAAGCTCCCGCACCACACCAATAATCTTGTGACTGGCGTGGCGCTAGTGGGAACTCTAACGGGCCAGCTCTTCTTCGGGTGGCTCGGGGACAAGCTAGGCCGAAAGAAAGTGTACGGAGTGACGTTGATTCTTATGGTTGTGTGCGCGCTTTGCTCGGGGCTCTCGTTCGGCTATAGTGCGAATGCGGTGATTGGGACGCTATGTTTCTTTCGGTTTTGGCTCGGTTTCGGTATTGGAGGTGATTATCCGCTCTCGGCTACTATAATGTCCGAGTACGCGAATAAGAAGACACGTGGAGCGTTTATAGCTGCGGTGTTCGCTATGCAGGGGATGGGGATTATTTTTGCAGGCCTTGTTTCGATGATTGTTTCGAAATTGTTTCTTGATTTTGACCATTCTCCGCATTTTGCTGATAATCCGGTCTTGTCCACCCAGCCTCAGGGGGATTATGTGTGGAGGATTATACTAATGATGGGGGCCGTGCCCGCGGGTCTGACGTACTATTGGAGGATGAAGATGCCGGAGACAGGGAGGTACACGGCCATAATTGAGGGCAATGCTAAACAGGCAGCCGCGGATATGGGACGGGTTCTTGAGATCGAGATCCAAGCAGAGCCGGATAAGTTGTCAGACTACAAGGCCGCGAATAGTTATACTTTGTTTTCGGCTGAGTTTCTGAGGAGACATGGCTTTCATTTACTTGGAACTACGACAACTTGGTTTTTGCTAGACATTGCGTTTTACAGCCAGAATTTGACGCAAAAAGATATATTTCCTGTGATGGGGCTTACGAGCAAGGACGTTGATGTCAGTGCTCTTCGCGAGATGTTTGAGACCTCACGAGCCATGTTCGTGATTGCCCTGGTTGGGACGTTCCCCGGGTACTGGTTTACAGTATTCTTCATCGAAAAATTGGGGAGATTCAAGATCCAATTGATGGGATTCATGATGATGACAATTTTTATGTTAACCAttggaataaaatatgattaccTCAAGAATAAGGAGCATAAATGGACTTTCGCAACCCTCTATGGCCTCACTTTCTTCTTTGCTAATTTCGGGCCTAACAGCACAACTTTCGTGCTGCCTGCAGAGCTGTTCCCGACTCGGCTGAGGTCCACGTGTCACGCGATAAGCGCTGCGTCAGGCAAGGCAGGGGCGATATTCAGTGCTTTTGTGGTGCAGAACTACACTTTGGATGGGTCAGTGCCGAAGATCAGGAGAGCAATGTACTTTCTGGCCTTTACAAACTTGTTAGGCTTTTTCTTCACCTTCTTTGTGCCGGAGACAAAGGGAAGGTCCCTCGAAGAGATCTCCGGTGAGGACGACGGCACGGGGGCCGCAGATAAATCGCCTGATAATAACGTCAAGGAATCCATATAG
- the LOC108212054 gene encoding uncharacterized protein LOC108212054 codes for MDAEEEEHQTRMRMGAAYIYNHRERANSISYHGGSTMNHRVIDRNREEGHARLYRDYFSDTPTYTDTQFRRRFRMRRSLFMRIEEAVTANDNYFTQRTDAVGVRGLSSLQKVTAALRMLAYGTAADAIDDYVRIGESTAIESLRRFVKSIVEVFGTEYLRRPNAEDVSRLLAENEQRGFPGMLELAEGRGPEVRYTINGHEYNIGYYLADGIYPSWPTFVKTISKPQGNKKKYFANAQESVRKDVERAFGVLQSRFAISLLYLDS; via the exons ATggatgcagaagaagaagagcaTCAAACAAGGATGAGAATGGGTGCGGCTTACATTTATAATCATCGTGAAAGAGCAAATTCTATCTCGTATCATGGTGGTTCCACAATGAATCATCGTGTGATTGATCGCAATAGAGAAGAAGGTCATGCTAGACTGTATCGTGATTATTTTTCTGATACACCTACATATACAGATACACAATTTCGTCGAAGATTTCGGATGCGTAGATCATTGTTTATGCGAATTGAAGAAGCAGTTACGGctaatgataattattttactCAACGAACTGATGCTGTGGGAGTTCGTGGCCTGTCTTCACTTCAAAAAGTGACAGCTGCACTTAGGATGCTTGCATATGGAACAGCAGCTGATGCAATTGATGATTATGTTCGAATTGGTGAGAGTACAGCCATAGAGAGTCTAAGAAGGTTTGTCAAATCAATTGTTGAAGTCTTCGGGACTGAATATCTGAGACGCCCAAATGCTGAAGATGTGTCTAGATTACTAGCAGAGAATGAACAACGAGGCTTTCCCGGAATGTTGG AATTGGCAGAAGGTCGCGGTCCTGAGGTGAGGTACACCATCAACGgacatgaatataatattggtTATTATCTTGCTGATGGTATATATCCCTCTTGGCCAACTTTTGTCAAAACTATTTCAAAACCTCAaggtaataaaaaaaaatattttgcaaATGCACAAGAATCTGTTAGAAAGGATGTTGAAAGAGCATTTGGAGTGTTGCAATCTCGGTTTGCAATCTCACTACTCTATTTAGACAGCTAG
- the LOC108214857 gene encoding abscisic acid receptor PYL3: protein MGDLVGAEKEYIRRHHNHAAAENQCTSLLIKHIRAPVHLVWSLVRRFDQPQKYKPFVSRCIVQGDLGIGSLREVNVKSGLPATTSFERLELLDDNEHVLSIRIVGGDHRLRNYSSILSVHPEIIEGRPGTIVIESFVVDVPEGNTKDETCYFVEALIKCNLKSLAEVSERLAVQGRTEPIDRM, encoded by the exons ATGGGAGATTTAGTAGGAGCTGAGAAGGAGTATATTAGAAGGCATCATAATCACGCAGCTGCTGAGAATCAATGCACTTCTCTGCTCATCAAGCACATCAGAGCTCCGGTTCATCtc GTGTGGTCACTAGTAAGGAGATTTGATCAACCTCAGAAGTACAAGCCCTTTGTTAGCAGGTGCATTGTGCAGGGAGATCTTGGGATTGGAAGTCTAAGAGAAGTTAATGTAAAGTCAGGCCTTCCTGCCACCACTAGTTTTGAAAGGTTGGAGCTTCTTGATGATAACGAGCACGTTCTTAGCATCCGGATCGTTGGTGGTGACCACAGGCTCAGG AACTATTCTTCAATTCTATCCGTCCATCCAGAGATCATTGAAGGTAGACCAGGGACCATAGTTATTGAATCCTTTGTCGTAGATGTGCCTGAAGGAAACACCAAAGACGAGACATGCTACTTTGTTGAAGCATTGATCAAATGCAACCTGAAATCACTTGCTGAAGTATCTGAGCGACTTGCAGTGCAGGGCCGGACTGAGCCCATTGATCGAATGTAG
- the LOC108214856 gene encoding probable protein phosphatase 2C 76, whose amino-acid sequence MVCHSCIGPVLLQIGYIGRTSRSRAQLSFATKNLITAKSPEYLWNSSLTSIRKMMVDTSADSTKGSASNLLPEKDEDGCYSSGGSKSQDGKLSYGYSSFKGKRASMEDFYDVKISEMDGTTVCLFGIFDGHGGPRAAEFLKKNLFDSLVKHPDFLSNTRLALSQTYQQIDKDFLDSEDTSRDDGSTASTAVLVGNHLYVANVGDSRTVISKAGKAIPLSEDQKPNRDDERTRIENAGGVVMWAGTWRVGGVLAMSRAFGNRMLKPFVVAEPEIQDHVLNEDCELLVLASDGLWDVVPNEDAVALAINEEEPMAAARKLTDTAFTRGSADNITCIVVKFNHEKSEVSHP is encoded by the exons ATGGTATGCCACAGTTGCATAGGGCCGGTGCTTCTTCAAATTGGGTACATTGGGAGGACAAGTAGGTCAAGAGCTCAGCTTAGCTTCGCTACAAAGAATTTGATTACAGCTAAAAGTCCAGAATATTTGTGGAATAGCAGCCTTACTAGCATAAGAAAAATGATGGTGGATACAAGTGCAGATTCTACAAAGGGTTCAGCTTCTAACCTCTTACCTGAAAAGGATGAAGATGGTTGCTACTCTAGTGGAGGCTCGAAGAG CCAAGATGGAAAACTGAGCTATGGGTATTCAAGTTTCAAAGGAAAGCGAGCATCTATGGAGGATTTCTATGATGTCAAGATTTCTGAAATGGATGGAACAACAGTTTGTCTCTTTGGGATATTTGATG GCCATGGAGGTCCACGTGCTGCTgagtttcttaaaaaaaatctgtttGACAGTCTTGTGAAGCATCCAGATTTTCTCAGCAACACCAGATTAGCTTTAA GCCAAACATATCAACAGATTGATAAGGACTTTCTGGATTCCGAGGATACTTCTCGCGATGATGGATCAACGGCATCAACAGCAGTTCTCGTGGGAAACCATCTCTATGTTGCCAACGTTGGAGATTCACGGACAGTTATATCAAAGGCTGGGAAAG CAATTCCTCTCTCTGAGGACCAAAAGCCGAACCGAGATGATGAGCGGACGAGAATTGAGAATGCTGGCGGTGTTGTAATGTGGGCTG GAACTTGGAGGGTTGGAGGAGTTTTAGCAATGTCCCGTGCGTTTGGTAATCGTATGCTAAAGCCATTTGTTGTGGCAGAGCCTGAAATTCAG GACCATGTACTTAATGAAGATTGTGAACTGCTCGTGCTTGCCAGTGATGGACTGTGGGACGTTGTACCTAATGAG GACGCTGTGGCACTTGCTATAAACGAAGAAGAACCCATGGCTGCGGCGCGGAAATTGACTGACACTGCTTTTACTCGAGGGAGCGCCGATAACATCACATGTATTGTTGTGAAGTTTAATCATGAGAAATCAGAGGTATCTCACCCCTAG
- the LOC108211730 gene encoding thaumatin-like protein 1: MALHTLFALSVAAILLLGAESATFIIKNACPYTIWPAALTGAGSQPSTTGFELASQAEHNIEIPPPWSGRIWARTFCTDVCLTGECGKGGGPCAGAGGNLPVTLVEFTLNGDGGKDFYDVSNVDGFNLPVSIVPEAQCPSTSCGVDINAECPAELAVYNQNGHAIGCRSACTAFNTPQDCCTGEYNSPTVCQHSKYSNFFEQKCPQAYSYAYDDKTSTFTCPTGPNYKVTFCP, from the exons ATGGCACTCCACACTCTCTTTGCTCTCTCAGTAGCTGCAATTCTGTTGCTCG GTGCCGAATCAGCCACATTCATAATCAAAAACGCCTGTCCTTACACAATCTGGCCCGCTGCACTAACCGGCGCAGGATCACAGCCCTCAACCACCGGGTTCGAACTCGCCTCACAAGCCGAACACAACATCGAAATTCCCCCTCCATGGTCCGGCAGAATTTGGGCCCGAACCTTCTGCACCGACGTGTGCCTCACAGGAGAGTGTGGTAAAGGGGGCGGACCTTGCGCTGGCGCTGGTGGAAATCTCCCCGTAACTCTCGTCGAATTCACATTAAATGGCGACGGAGGCAAGGACTTCTACGACGTAAGCAATGTCGATGGCTTCAACTTACCTGTCAGCATAGTCCCCGAAGCTCAATGTCCATCAACAAGCTGCGGAGTCGACATAAATGCCGAATGCCCCGCAGAGCTGGCGGTGTATAACCAAAATGGCCATGCCATCGGATGCAGGAGCGCATGCACCGCTTTTAACACGCCGCAGGATTGCTGTACTGGTGAGTACAACAGTCCCACGGTGTGCCAGCATTCGAAGTACTCGAATTTTTTCGAGCAGAAGTGTCCTCAGGCTTATAGTTATGCCTATGATGATAAAACTAGTACCTTCACTTGCCCTACTGGACCTAATTACAAAGTCACATTCTGTCCTTGA
- the LOC108211726 gene encoding glucan endo-1,3-beta-glucosidase, with protein sequence MTALKYMQAIVLLLGILVPALKTTGAQSIGVCYGRNGDNLPSQQATIDLCKANRIGKMRLYHPDQAALQALRGTDIEVILDVPNPDLQSLQDPAAAKTWVQNNIQSYTPGVNFRYIAVGNEVDPSTGNSQYVNYVLPAMRNVHDAIVAAGLQDQIKVSTATYSGITSGFPPSKGEFHDNAKGFIEPIIQFLAQNNLPLLANIYPYFSYLGTPQGNLDYALFRSQSPVVSDDGNRQYWHLFDALLDTIYSGVEKAGGPNVEIIVSESGWPSAGDREASVENARTYYQNLISHAKKNGTPKRPDKLVQVFLFAMYDENQKGGAETEKHFGIFDPTSQQSKYQLSF encoded by the exons ATGACTGCACTCAAGTATATGCAAGCTATAGTGCTGCTTCTGGGGATTTTGGTGCCTGCCCTTAAGACAACAG GAGCACAATCCATAGGTGTGTGCTATGGAAGAAACGGGGATAATTTGCCCTCTCAGCAGGCAACAATCGATCTGTGCAAAGCCAATCGAATCGGAAAAATGAGACTCTACCATCCGGATCAAGCCGCACTCCAAGCTCTTAGAGGAACAGATATAGAGGTCATTCTTGACGTGCCTAATCCGGACCTGCAATCCCTCCAGGATCCTGCAGCAGCAAAAACATGGGTTCAGAATAATATTCAGAGTTACACGCCAGGAGTGAACTTTCGTTACATTGCTGTGGGAAACGAAGTTGATCCTAGCACCGGTAATTCCCAGTATGTTAACTATGTCCTTCCAGCCATGCGGAATGTGCATGATGCTATTGTAGCAGCAGGATTACAGGATCAAATTAAGGTCTCAACCGCGACTTACTCGGGTATCACAAGTGGATTTCCTCCCTCAAAGGGCGAATTCCATGATAATGCAAAGGGCTTCATTGAACCAATCATTCAGTTTTTAGCACAAAACAATTTGCCATTGCTCGCGAATATTTACCCTTATTTTAGCTACCTTGGAACGCCTCAGGGCAATCTTGACTATGCTCTGTTTAGGTCACAGAGTCCAGTTGTATCAGATGATGGTAACCGTCAATACTGGCATCTTTTTGACGCGTTGTTGGATACTATTTACTCGGGTGTTGAGAAAGCTGGTGGCCCTAACGTCGAGATCATTGTATCAGAGAGTGGATGGCCTTCTGCAGGTGATCGAGAGGCAAGTGTAGAAAATGCACGGACTTATTACCAGAATTTGATTAGTCATGCGAAGAAAAATGGGACGCCAAAGAGACCAGACAAACTAGTTCAAGTTTTCCTGTTCGCAATGTATGATGAAAACCAGAAAGGAGGGGCTGAGACTGAGAAACATTTTGGGATCTTCGATCCCACGAGTCAGCAGTCCAAATACCAACTCAGTTTTTAA
- the LOC108211792 gene encoding glucan endo-1,3-beta-glucosidase-like, whose protein sequence is MSELSFIQSMFLFIGIFMLAFKTSGAQSVGVCYGRNGNNLPNEQATVNLFRANGIGRMRLYDPVQSALQALGGSNIELMLDVPNPQLQSLQTAAGASTWVRNNIQNYLPGVNFRYIAVGNEVDPNNGGTSEYVNLVLPAMRNIHNAIVAAGLQNQIKVSTATYSGLTSGFPPSQGAFRDNVQGFIVPIIQFLAQNNLPLLANIYPYFSYLGTPQGDLQYALFTAPNVVVTDPVGNRQYRNLFDALLDTLYSAVEKSGGPNIEIVVSESGWPSSGGTEASVQNAGTYYRNLINHVKGNGTPKRQGRPIETYLFAMYDENLKGGAETEKHFGLFNPTNQQPKYQLSF, encoded by the exons ATGTCTGAACTAAGTTTTATTCAATCTATGTTTCTGTTTATTGGGATCTTCATGCTTGCGTTTAAGACATCAG GAGCGCAATCTGTAGGTGTGTGTTATGGGAGAAATGGAAATAATTTACCGAATGAACAGGCAACGGTTAATTTGTTCAGGGCCAATGGTATTGGAAGAATGAGACTTTACGATCCAGTTCAGTCAGCACTTCAAGCTCTTGGAGGATCAAACATAGAACTCATGCTTGACGTCCCAAACCCGCAGCTTCAATCACTTCAAACTGCTGCTGGAGCAAGTACTTGGGTTCggaataatattcaaaattactTGCCAGGAGTTAATTTTCGTTACATTGCTGTCGGAAATGAAGTTGATCCTAACAATGGTGGTACTTCCGAGTACGTTAATCTTGTCCTCCCCGCGATGAGAAATATACATAACGCAATTGTAGCAGCAGGactacaaaatcaaattaaggtTTCCACCGCAACATACTCAGGTCTCACCAGTGGATTTCCTCCGTCACAAGGTGCTTTCCGAGACAATGTACAAGGGTTCATTGTGCCAATCATTCAGTTTTTAGCCCAAAACAATTTGCCACTGCTAGCAAACATTTACCCTTATTTCAGCTACCTGGGGACTCCACAGGGTGATCTTCAGTATGCATTGTTTACAGCACCGAACGTGGTGGTGACAGATCCGGTTGGTAATCGTCAGTACAGGAACCTTTTCGATGCATTGTTGGATACTTTGTATTCGGCTGTTGAGAAATCAGGAGGTCCAAACATCGAGATCGTTGTTTCGGAGAGTGGCTGGCCTTCTTCTGGTGGTACTGAGGCAAGTGTACAAAATGCAGGAACTTATTACAGGAATTTGATCAATCACGTTAAAGGAAATGGGACGCCAAAGAGACAGGGGAGACCTATTGAAACTTACTTGTTTGCTATGtatgatgaaaacctcaagggAGGGGCAGAGACTGAGAAACATTTTGGGCTTTTCAATCCCACAAATCAGCAGCCAAAATACCAACTCAGTTTTTGA